From a region of the uncultured Desulfatiglans sp. genome:
- the bioF gene encoding 8-amino-7-oxononanoate synthase: MMSADDPRGPLPWPDYIVHTIRELKERGLYRQLKILDSAPGAAVKVGRRSVLLFCSNDYLGLAADPRMKTAAVRAVRAWGTGVGASRLISGNIALYRTLEQAVSRLKRVEAAVVFASGYATNVGVITSLAGPGDLILSDALNHASIVDACRLSKAQIAVYPHRDVAALETLLRGRSARGRVMIVTDGVFSMDGDLAPLPELTALSRESGALLVVDDAHGTGVIGPNGGGVFDHFGLKDPSALQLGTFSKALGSLGGFAAASTQMVDFLVNHARSLIYSTGLPPPVLAANAEAIRIIVEEPNRRKHLHRLSSHLRDALAPLGFSLAEGPTPIIPLVVGEAEEAVRLSAYLWDEGIFVPPIRPPTVPAGQSRLRVSLSALHRQEDVDRLVYAIKDYFRQGS; the protein is encoded by the coding sequence GTGATGTCTGCGGATGATCCCCGTGGCCCGCTCCCGTGGCCGGACTATATCGTCCATACGATCAGGGAACTGAAGGAGCGGGGGCTTTACCGCCAACTGAAGATCCTGGACTCCGCGCCGGGTGCCGCCGTCAAGGTCGGCAGACGGTCGGTGCTACTCTTCTGCTCCAACGACTATCTGGGGCTTGCGGCCGATCCCCGCATGAAGACGGCCGCCGTTCGGGCCGTCCGGGCCTGGGGTACCGGCGTCGGGGCCTCCCGCCTGATCAGCGGCAACATCGCCTTGTACCGCACCCTCGAGCAGGCTGTTTCGCGATTGAAGCGGGTCGAGGCCGCCGTGGTCTTCGCTAGCGGCTATGCCACCAATGTGGGCGTCATTACGAGCCTGGCGGGACCGGGTGATCTCATCCTGAGCGATGCCCTCAACCACGCCAGCATCGTCGACGCCTGCCGCCTCTCGAAGGCCCAAATCGCCGTCTATCCGCACCGGGACGTCGCTGCCCTCGAGACGCTGCTCCGGGGCAGATCCGCCCGAGGGCGGGTCATGATCGTGACGGACGGGGTCTTCAGCATGGATGGGGATCTGGCGCCTCTGCCCGAACTCACTGCCCTCAGCCGGGAGTCCGGGGCGCTCCTTGTGGTGGATGATGCCCATGGCACCGGCGTGATCGGGCCAAACGGCGGGGGGGTGTTCGATCACTTCGGCCTGAAGGATCCGTCGGCGCTGCAGTTGGGGACCTTCAGCAAAGCCTTGGGAAGCCTCGGCGGCTTTGCGGCGGCATCGACCCAGATGGTTGATTTTTTGGTGAACCACGCCCGCTCCCTCATTTATTCGACAGGGCTGCCTCCGCCCGTCCTGGCGGCCAACGCGGAGGCCATCCGGATCATCGTCGAAGAGCCGAACCGGCGGAAGCACTTGCATCGATTGTCTTCTCATCTCCGCGATGCCCTGGCTCCGCTTGGATTTTCTCTTGCCGAGGGACCGACGCCGATCATCCCGCTGGTGGTCGGGGAGGCGGAAGAGGCCGTCCGGCTCTCAGCCTACCTCTGGGACGAGGGGATTTTCGTGCCCCCTATCCGGCCGCCCACCGTGCCGGCGGGTCAGAGCCGCCTGCGGGTGAGTCTGAGCGCGCTCCATCGCCAGGAAGATGTCGACCGTCTGGTTTACGCCATCAAGGACTACTTTCGTCAGGGGAGCTGA
- a CDS encoding ATP-dependent dethiobiotin synthetase BioD (modular protein), with translation MFHPGSRPSAARPDGEVITGDFLQSVRNVKMKANGIFVTATDTEVGKTFVSGLLMQHLAWKGLNPGYFKPVASGCYTENGRLMSEDLAWIGRFLGEEMPPELHCPLRFEKPLAPLAAARLEGREVDLGMVREAFGRLRGRYSTIVVEGIGGVMVPLRQDYLVLDLIAETALPALIVARPVLGTINHTLLTLEALRARRLPVLGFVTNGARDEADEAAGTSPGIIAELGGIPYLGHIPFHDPGRDEPESYRVQVAPLLEAIWSICQGEGASPVDSGWDSSSSGEIAADFLE, from the coding sequence GTGTTTCACCCAGGAAGCCGTCCGTCCGCCGCACGGCCGGACGGCGAGGTCATTACCGGTGATTTTCTGCAGTCGGTTCGAAATGTGAAGATGAAAGCAAACGGAATTTTTGTGACGGCCACGGACACGGAAGTCGGCAAGACCTTCGTCTCGGGGCTCCTGATGCAGCATCTGGCCTGGAAGGGATTGAACCCGGGGTATTTCAAGCCGGTCGCAAGCGGCTGTTATACGGAAAACGGACGGCTGATGTCGGAGGACTTGGCCTGGATTGGCCGCTTTCTGGGCGAAGAGATGCCGCCGGAGCTCCACTGTCCTCTCCGCTTCGAAAAGCCGCTCGCCCCTTTGGCGGCAGCCCGCCTGGAGGGCCGCGAGGTCGATCTCGGGATGGTCCGGGAGGCCTTCGGGAGGCTGCGCGGGCGGTATTCGACCATCGTCGTCGAAGGGATCGGGGGCGTCATGGTCCCGCTCAGGCAGGATTACCTCGTCCTCGATCTGATCGCGGAGACGGCGCTGCCCGCGCTCATCGTCGCGCGGCCCGTCTTGGGGACGATCAACCACACCCTTTTGACCCTGGAGGCCCTTCGGGCGCGGAGACTGCCTGTGCTGGGCTTTGTCACGAACGGGGCGCGGGACGAGGCAGATGAAGCAGCCGGAACGAGCCCTGGTATCATCGCCGAACTGGGGGGGATTCCTTATCTGGGGCACATCCCCTTCCATGATCCCGGCCGCGATGAGCCCGAGTCCTACCGTGTGCAGGTCGCCCCGCTGCTGGAGGCCATATGGTCCATCTGCCAGGGTGAAGGGGCAAGCCCGGTTGATTCCGGCTGGGATTCGTCCAGCTCAGGCGAAATAGCGGCGGACTTCCTGGAGTGA
- a CDS encoding Glycosyl hydrolase family 3 N-terminal domain protein, producing the protein MNHSTLELNEITLRIGRLFMAGLPGTTLDSDTKALIREAALGGIILFARNIEGPEQLAALTNDLQTAALESQGTPLFIAVDQEGGRVARLQAPFSVFPGNEAIGRSPQPEEAARAFARTTAREMRLVGLNMDLAPVVDVRRGEAEKHLAGRTFGEDPNQVGRLGSLVIRELQANGVMAVAKHFPGLGRTGRDPHLQLPTIPLSLAEMEAVSLPPFAAGIAAGVSGIMSSHAVYPALDEGTPATLSPAVLTGLLRERMGFEGLIITDDLEMGAITGSWGVDAAAERAFAAGADILLICRNQQRVIQAIDAVQAALLEGRLSMERLHASNRRIEAAKERYLKTTGPVSLQEVRRYFA; encoded by the coding sequence ATGAACCATTCCACCCTGGAATTGAACGAGATCACCCTCCGCATTGGCCGCCTCTTCATGGCGGGGTTGCCCGGCACCACCCTCGATTCGGACACGAAGGCGCTCATCCGAGAGGCGGCCCTGGGAGGGATCATCCTGTTCGCCCGCAATATCGAGGGCCCGGAGCAATTGGCCGCCCTGACGAACGACCTCCAAACAGCCGCTCTGGAAAGCCAAGGCACCCCGCTCTTCATCGCCGTCGACCAGGAAGGGGGCCGCGTCGCCCGCCTTCAGGCACCCTTCAGCGTGTTCCCGGGAAACGAGGCTATCGGCCGAAGCCCCCAGCCGGAGGAGGCCGCCCGCGCCTTCGCCCGCACTACCGCGCGTGAAATGCGCCTCGTCGGGCTCAATATGGACCTCGCCCCCGTAGTGGACGTCCGAAGGGGAGAGGCCGAAAAGCACCTTGCCGGGAGGACGTTCGGAGAAGATCCAAACCAGGTTGGGCGGCTCGGTAGCCTGGTCATACGCGAGCTTCAGGCCAACGGCGTCATGGCCGTAGCCAAGCATTTTCCCGGCCTCGGCCGGACGGGCCGCGACCCGCATCTTCAGCTCCCCACCATCCCGCTTTCCCTCGCGGAGATGGAGGCCGTCAGCCTGCCGCCGTTCGCCGCCGGCATCGCTGCGGGAGTAAGCGGCATCATGAGTTCCCATGCCGTCTATCCAGCGCTCGACGAGGGCACACCCGCCACCCTCTCCCCGGCCGTTCTGACCGGGCTTTTGCGGGAACGTATGGGGTTCGAAGGCCTGATCATTACCGACGACCTCGAAATGGGGGCCATCACCGGCTCCTGGGGGGTCGATGCGGCCGCCGAACGCGCCTTTGCAGCCGGGGCGGATATCCTGCTCATCTGCCGGAATCAGCAGCGGGTCATCCAGGCCATCGACGCCGTGCAGGCGGCCCTCCTCGAAGGCAGGCTGTCCATGGAGCGGCTGCACGCAAGCAACCGGCGGATCGAGGCTGCGAAAGAGCGCTATCTCAAAACGACCGGTCCGGTCTCACTCCAGGAAGTCCGCCGCTATTTCGCCTGA
- a CDS encoding Nucleotidyl transferase, whose protein sequence is MEGYFATEKTPMKAMILAAGFGTRLSPLTDHRPKALVPVGDRPLLDYNVDYLRRHGAEAVVINAHHKAAQLEAYVSAKGWGIPVSVRIEEEILGTGGGIRNTADFWDDEPFIVLNGDILTDIDLRAAYRAHCEAGRLASLVLHACKPYSQVAVDAEGTIVDISAAPRPGRLAFTGIHVLDPRLIERIPGPGFADIVACYRRLIMKGGGVGAFLSTGHRWRDLGSIPEYLAANRDWVGLRRVFVGPDAQVHPSVRFEDWAVVGAGAVLEAEAVVGRSVLWEGVSVAAGIEVLDSIVTAGRRIERPVCGSIR, encoded by the coding sequence GTGGAAGGATATTTTGCAACAGAAAAAACACCCATGAAAGCGATGATTCTTGCCGCCGGGTTCGGCACGAGGCTGAGTCCCTTGACCGACCATCGTCCGAAGGCCCTCGTGCCGGTCGGAGACCGGCCTCTTCTGGATTACAATGTGGATTATCTCAGGCGGCACGGCGCTGAGGCCGTGGTCATCAATGCCCACCACAAGGCTGCGCAGCTCGAGGCCTATGTGAGCGCGAAAGGGTGGGGGATCCCCGTCTCTGTAAGGATCGAGGAGGAGATCCTCGGGACGGGAGGCGGCATCCGAAACACGGCGGACTTCTGGGACGATGAGCCCTTCATCGTTTTGAACGGCGACATCCTGACGGACATCGACCTCCGGGCCGCCTACCGTGCCCATTGTGAGGCCGGGAGGCTGGCATCCCTGGTTCTGCACGCGTGCAAACCCTATAGCCAGGTGGCGGTCGACGCAGAAGGCACCATTGTCGACATCTCAGCGGCTCCCCGTCCTGGGCGGCTGGCCTTCACGGGTATTCATGTGCTCGATCCGCGCTTGATCGAAAGGATTCCGGGCCCCGGCTTTGCGGACATCGTCGCCTGCTATCGCCGCCTGATCATGAAGGGGGGCGGAGTGGGCGCATTTTTGAGTACGGGCCACCGCTGGCGGGACCTCGGGAGCATCCCGGAGTATCTGGCGGCCAACCGCGATTGGGTCGGGTTGCGGCGGGTGTTCGTGGGGCCGGATGCACAGGTGCATCCTTCGGTGCGGTTCGAGGACTGGGCGGTGGTGGGCGCCGGGGCCGTTCTGGAGGCGGAGGCGGTGGTTGGCCGCAGCGTGTTGTGGGAAGGGGTCAGTGTCGCTGCCGGCATCGAAGTCCTGGACAGCATCGTGACGGCGGGAAGGCGCATCGAGCGGCCGGTGTGCGGATCAATCCGGTAG
- a CDS encoding Phosphotransferase enzyme family protein — protein MESFVESAVMAFLDRQGGGVDSDRFVLLKGDGSDRRFCRLRSLAGGRSGCVIMVNPPADEAARIENRAYVEIGRHLYAQGAPVPEIFDLDLEMGWVALEDLGDVSLHGMVLAGAAPLPLYCEVAERLLDMQLGGAQGFQTTWCCQTPFYDRHVASSYEAEYFARAFLQGYLGLSLDRPGFKGAFDRIASGALQSGERFFLHRDFQSRNIMWSGDRPRFIDWQGGRIGPLGYDLASLLIDPYAALPEAVQFDVYAHYLKRLDHLRPKAVAGVAAAYPWLALQRNLQILGAFSFLSKTKGKHFFEAYIPAALASLRQRLAVQDDPSLQPLQDCLKEITF, from the coding sequence ATGGAATCGTTTGTTGAATCGGCCGTCATGGCCTTTTTGGATCGGCAGGGGGGCGGCGTTGATTCGGATCGTTTCGTCTTGTTGAAAGGTGATGGTTCGGACCGCCGGTTCTGCCGCCTGAGGTCTCTGGCTGGAGGCAGGAGCGGGTGCGTCATCATGGTAAACCCCCCGGCAGATGAGGCGGCCCGGATCGAGAACCGAGCCTATGTCGAGATCGGCCGCCACCTCTATGCGCAAGGAGCTCCCGTGCCGGAGATCTTCGATTTGGATCTCGAGATGGGGTGGGTTGCCCTGGAGGATTTGGGGGATGTTTCCCTGCACGGAATGGTCCTTGCCGGAGCTGCACCGCTGCCGCTGTACTGCGAGGTTGCGGAACGGCTTCTGGACATGCAGCTGGGCGGTGCGCAAGGGTTTCAGACGACATGGTGCTGCCAGACGCCTTTCTATGATAGGCATGTGGCCTCCTCTTACGAGGCGGAATACTTCGCGCGCGCGTTTCTCCAGGGATACCTCGGATTGAGCCTTGATCGCCCCGGCTTTAAGGGCGCCTTCGACCGGATCGCATCGGGGGCCTTGCAGTCGGGCGAGCGGTTTTTCCTGCACCGTGATTTTCAGTCCCGCAACATCATGTGGTCAGGGGATCGGCCGAGATTCATCGATTGGCAGGGGGGGCGGATCGGCCCCTTGGGGTATGATCTCGCTTCGCTCTTGATCGATCCGTATGCGGCTCTGCCAGAGGCGGTGCAGTTCGACGTTTATGCGCACTACCTGAAGCGGCTCGATCACCTTCGCCCGAAAGCCGTCGCAGGGGTGGCGGCGGCCTATCCCTGGCTGGCCCTGCAGCGGAACCTGCAGATCTTGGGGGCTTTCTCCTTTCTCAGCAAGACCAAAGGCAAGCATTTCTTCGAGGCCTATATCCCCGCTGCGCTGGCATCCCTCCGGCAGCGGCTCGCCGTCCAGGACGACCCCTCCCTGCAGCCTTTGCAGGACTGCCTGAAAGAGATTACATTCTAA
- a CDS encoding hypothetical protein (Evidence 5 : Unknown function), whose translation MASSLQTPSYSAPAAPRETFGYRTGMDGAIQRMHAPGVDVIHPSVQGVAGVSLDLKVYDVHSSERAGRGSGIGTRVPSISSAGSVSCVSVHCAESGVFQDFNRLIKGLTHRW comes from the coding sequence ATGGCTTCAAGTTTGCAAACTCCCAGTTATTCAGCGCCGGCGGCTCCCCGAGAAACATTCGGATATCGGACGGGCATGGATGGGGCCATCCAGAGAATGCATGCACCCGGGGTTGATGTCATTCATCCAAGCGTGCAGGGCGTGGCTGGAGTTTCCCTCGATCTGAAGGTCTATGATGTGCATTCATCTGAGCGTGCAGGGCGTGGCTCCGGAATTGGCACGCGTGTTCCGTCTATTTCCTCGGCGGGGTCGGTTTCTTGTGTATCGGTGCATTGCGCAGAGAGTGGTGTATTTCAAGATTTCAACCGCCTGATAAAGGGCCTGACGCACCGCTGGTAA
- a CDS encoding conserved hypothetical protein (Evidence 4 : Unknown function but conserved in other organisms) → MRETAPEPPRSVEGYHEGRVVQVKDFQSMIAEAAEEVSFAFSERVEKHLAERRSVRLASGQTELLQGAEDCFARLPDFEKGRQLEAFMARLWSLRDVSAGQILAVVRLSFRDVSIQYAVLLHALESTAAAGESSSGLRNALAEALEHLVREQGPAVRAGLNTSVTAFEVAGQGFAGVQRLRDFYRSAVLGFTDLDSAYRGVMDAYGEEGFQRAMDFLIRAAGAELMSRGPSIDRAELRSIIDRLYYLEVLGNMQRACTGLVKRMQTQFREPAAVSGRALMGRLMGLTIHPSVGSQEILAILNDLGIGGAAARIDLLRELRYLVWEIPFKACKDMQGRQKLLKGMQEALDSEIAKEQALQSRRGR, encoded by the coding sequence ATGAGGGAGACTGCCCCGGAGCCCCCGAGGTCCGTAGAAGGCTACCATGAGGGCCGTGTTGTCCAGGTTAAAGATTTCCAGTCCATGATTGCCGAGGCCGCTGAGGAGGTCTCGTTCGCTTTCAGCGAACGGGTGGAAAAGCACCTCGCCGAGCGCAGGTCGGTGCGGTTGGCAAGCGGCCAAACAGAACTCCTGCAAGGGGCGGAGGACTGCTTCGCAAGACTGCCGGATTTTGAAAAAGGCAGGCAGCTCGAGGCATTCATGGCGCGTCTCTGGTCGCTGCGGGATGTGAGCGCGGGGCAGATTCTTGCAGTTGTGAGGCTCTCTTTCAGGGATGTTTCCATTCAGTATGCTGTGTTGCTGCATGCCCTGGAGTCCACCGCTGCGGCAGGAGAGTCATCGAGCGGTCTGCGCAACGCCTTGGCCGAAGCGCTGGAACACCTGGTGCGGGAACAGGGACCGGCTGTCCGGGCCGGGCTGAACACGAGCGTAACCGCCTTCGAGGTTGCGGGGCAGGGATTTGCCGGTGTACAGCGCCTGCGTGATTTTTATCGCAGCGCGGTACTCGGCTTCACAGACCTCGACTCGGCCTACCGCGGCGTGATGGACGCCTATGGGGAGGAGGGTTTTCAGCGGGCTATGGATTTCCTCATCAGGGCAGCCGGAGCCGAGCTGATGTCTCGGGGGCCTTCGATAGATCGAGCGGAGCTCCGGTCGATCATCGACCGACTTTATTATCTCGAGGTCCTCGGGAACATGCAAAGGGCCTGCACAGGTCTGGTGAAAAGGATGCAGACTCAGTTCCGTGAGCCGGCAGCCGTTTCGGGGCGGGCCTTGATGGGCAGATTGATGGGGTTGACGATACACCCATCGGTCGGGAGTCAGGAGATCTTGGCTATCCTGAATGACCTCGGGATTGGTGGTGCGGCAGCGAGGATCGATTTGTTGCGGGAATTGCGTTATCTGGTCTGGGAGATTCCTTTCAAGGCCTGCAAGGATATGCAAGGCCGGCAAAAATTATTAAAAGGAATGCAGGAGGCCCTTGATTCGGAGATTGCAAAGGAGCAAGCGCTTCAATCACGTCGCGGCCGATGA
- a CDS encoding hypothetical protein (Evidence 5 : Unknown function), which produces MPRIPDHSDIVQNVFQQRIYSGSTAGKVRFDPAAARPIPSEDPPLGRLEGLFPDRSLDSRLLTSLKPVTLEPDILRSECYREAIAGAARALREMSVRELRHLSRRSVREAIALMEEHLMLDEYLVACRNILLKG; this is translated from the coding sequence ATGCCTCGAATTCCGGACCATTCAGATATTGTTCAAAACGTCTTTCAGCAAAGGATTTACAGTGGGTCTACCGCCGGAAAGGTCCGCTTCGATCCGGCGGCTGCGCGGCCTATCCCGAGTGAAGATCCGCCACTCGGTCGCCTGGAAGGCCTTTTCCCGGACCGTTCTCTGGATTCCCGCCTCCTGACGTCATTGAAACCAGTGACCCTGGAACCGGATATCTTGAGGTCGGAGTGTTACCGCGAGGCGATTGCAGGCGCCGCCCGCGCCCTGCGGGAAATGTCCGTCAGGGAGCTTCGGCATCTGTCCCGAAGAAGTGTACGCGAGGCGATAGCCTTGATGGAGGAGCATTTGATGCTCGACGAGTACCTTGTTGCCTGCCGGAACATCCTGCTGAAGGGGTGA
- a CDS encoding hypothetical protein (Evidence 5 : Unknown function): protein MNAREKEALAVLGYFFLSHRKAEKARILFQALVGLFPEEARFVESLSYAYLMTGEYERSLAAAEAFLLLEKERNRQALGYLLKTLAYRSLGEEENACECLNAYLVHLRK, encoded by the coding sequence ATGAATGCAAGAGAAAAAGAAGCATTGGCCGTGCTCGGTTATTTTTTCCTTTCCCATCGAAAGGCAGAAAAGGCCCGCATCCTTTTTCAAGCACTCGTGGGACTTTTTCCCGAGGAGGCTCGCTTCGTGGAGTCCCTGAGTTATGCGTATCTGATGACCGGCGAATATGAGCGGTCCCTTGCAGCCGCAGAGGCCTTCCTCCTCCTGGAAAAGGAGCGGAATCGCCAAGCCTTGGGCTACTTGCTGAAGACCTTGGCCTACCGCAGTCTCGGAGAGGAGGAAAATGCCTGTGAGTGCCTGAATGCCTATCTGGTCCATCTCCGGAAGTGA
- the lcrD gene encoding Low calcium response locus protein D has protein sequence MHVKLNSLQHILLKASRYNDIVLATLVVAIIALMILPMPTPLLDGLIATNLGLAVTLIMVAMYIPSALSLSTFPSILLFTTLFRLSLNITSTRLILLNADAGEIISTFGNFVVAGNFVVGGAIFLIITIVQFLVIAKGSERVAEVSARFTLDAMPGKQMSIDADLRAGVIDMTDARRRRRGVERESQLYGAMDGAMKFVKGDAIAGIIIIVVNILGGMAIGVLQKGMDLGRAVQTYSILTIGDGLVSQIPALFISVTAGIIVTRVSSEKSDSLGGEIGTQILGQPKALLLGGVLLCCFALVPGFPKWQFITLGLLIGFAGFAFRRAPSKPLQKAEFEDDGISDAEDEIEDRTDRVAAFSLTTPLSVGLASSLRAMIQPQALQGNLKEVRRALYFDLGVPFPEITIRFSDTIEKDHYMVFLHDIPVSEGVLPSGRLLVREMEEHLRVLGIACEAGKTFLPDMPNIWVEEGLRSRLDQAGVAWMDPVRVLTYHVMLVLKRYASEFIGLQETRYLMERMEERFPELVRESQRVLSLPKITEVLQRLVQEGISIRNLRSILQSLIEWGQKEKDVILLTEYVRMSLNRYISYKYSMGQNLLAVYLFDLDTEETIRKAIRQTSGGSYLALDPSAARALIDAIRTEVGDIGRRAQKPVLLVSMDIRRYVKKMVELDLPDLPVLSHQELTQEIIVQPLGRITLPAR, from the coding sequence ATGCACGTGAAACTGAATAGTTTGCAGCACATTCTCCTAAAGGCATCGCGGTACAACGATATCGTCCTCGCGACCCTCGTGGTGGCGATTATCGCACTGATGATCCTTCCCATGCCGACCCCTTTGCTCGATGGTCTGATCGCCACGAATCTCGGTCTGGCGGTGACCCTGATCATGGTCGCTATGTACATCCCCTCGGCACTTTCCCTCTCAACCTTTCCGAGTATCCTGCTGTTTACGACCCTCTTCAGACTTTCGCTCAACATCACCTCCACCCGTTTGATCCTCTTGAACGCCGATGCCGGTGAGATCATTTCTACATTCGGAAATTTTGTCGTGGCCGGAAATTTTGTCGTCGGAGGGGCCATTTTTTTGATCATCACGATTGTCCAGTTTCTGGTGATCGCCAAAGGGTCGGAAAGGGTCGCTGAGGTCTCGGCCCGTTTCACCCTCGACGCTATGCCGGGCAAGCAGATGAGTATCGATGCGGATCTGCGGGCCGGCGTCATCGATATGACCGATGCCAGGCGAAGACGGCGAGGCGTGGAGAGGGAAAGTCAGCTGTACGGTGCCATGGACGGCGCCATGAAATTTGTGAAGGGGGATGCCATCGCCGGCATCATCATCATTGTGGTGAACATCCTGGGAGGGATGGCGATCGGTGTTCTGCAAAAGGGGATGGACCTCGGCAGGGCGGTGCAGACCTACTCGATCCTGACGATCGGGGACGGGCTGGTCAGTCAGATTCCAGCCCTCTTTATTTCCGTTACGGCCGGGATCATTGTGACGCGTGTTTCTTCGGAAAAATCGGATAGCCTCGGAGGCGAGATTGGGACGCAGATTCTGGGACAGCCGAAGGCCTTGCTGCTGGGCGGCGTGCTGCTTTGCTGCTTTGCCCTGGTCCCCGGTTTTCCCAAGTGGCAGTTCATTACGCTAGGCTTGTTGATCGGCTTCGCGGGGTTTGCGTTTAGACGTGCTCCCTCCAAACCGCTTCAGAAGGCGGAGTTCGAAGATGATGGGATCTCTGACGCAGAAGATGAGATCGAGGACCGTACCGACAGGGTAGCGGCATTCTCTCTTACAACACCCCTTTCGGTTGGGCTGGCCTCCTCACTGAGGGCAATGATCCAGCCTCAAGCGCTGCAGGGCAATCTGAAAGAGGTCCGCAGAGCCCTTTACTTCGACCTTGGTGTCCCTTTTCCCGAAATTACCATCCGATTCAGCGATACGATCGAAAAGGACCATTACATGGTTTTCCTGCATGACATCCCTGTTTCGGAGGGGGTGCTGCCTTCGGGCAGACTTCTGGTAAGGGAGATGGAGGAGCATCTTCGGGTTTTAGGGATCGCTTGTGAGGCAGGCAAGACCTTCCTCCCGGATATGCCCAATATATGGGTCGAGGAGGGTCTTCGTTCCCGGCTCGATCAGGCCGGGGTGGCGTGGATGGACCCGGTTCGGGTGCTTACTTATCACGTTATGCTGGTGCTCAAGCGATATGCCTCCGAGTTCATCGGCCTCCAGGAGACGCGATATTTAATGGAGAGGATGGAGGAGCGATTTCCGGAGTTGGTTCGGGAAAGCCAGCGTGTCCTGTCCCTGCCGAAAATCACGGAGGTCCTGCAGCGTCTCGTTCAGGAAGGCATATCCATCCGCAATCTGCGGAGCATCCTTCAAAGCCTGATTGAATGGGGGCAAAAGGAAAAAGATGTGATCCTCCTGACAGAGTACGTCCGGATGAGTCTGAACCGCTATATCAGCTACAAATACAGCATGGGGCAGAATCTCTTAGCGGTTTACCTCTTCGATCTGGACACCGAGGAAACGATACGCAAGGCCATTCGGCAGACTTCGGGAGGCAGTTACCTGGCCCTTGATCCGAGTGCCGCAAGGGCACTTATCGATGCAATCAGGACGGAGGTAGGGGATATCGGCAGGAGGGCTCAGAAACCCGTACTTTTGGTTTCCATGGATATCAGGCGTTATGTCAAGAAGATGGTGGAACTGGATCTGCCGGACTTGCCCGTGCTATCACATCAGGAGTTGACCCAGGAGATCATCGTCCAGCCCTTGGGTCGCATTACCCTACCTGCCCGATAG